The Streptomyces sp. Je 1-332 genome has a window encoding:
- a CDS encoding ATP-dependent DNA helicase → MPPRITDPEQLKELLGIPFTPEQTACITAPPAPQVIVAGAGSGKTTVMAARVVWLVGTGQVAPEQVLGLTFTNKAAGELAERVRQALIKAGVTDPEALDPDHPPGEPVISTYHAFAGRLLTDHGLRLGLEPTARLLADATRFQLAARVLREAPGPYPALTRSFPDLVSDLLALDSELAEHLVRPEKLRAYDTELLSTLEGAKLSNADLRKVPETAAARLELAELVGRYREAKRSRDLLDFGDQIALSATLARTRAEVGEILRDEFRVVLLDEYQDTSVAQRILLAGLFGGGTGHPVTAVGDPCQAIYGWRGASVANLDDFPEHFAYADGSPAARHALSENRRSGGRLLDLANGLAEPLRAMHAGVEALRPAPGAERDGMVRCALLRTHAEEIDWLADSIAHLVRTGKAPGEIAVLCRTATDFAQIQGALVARDVPVEVVGLAGLLHLPEVADLVAVCEVLQDPGANASLVRLLTGPRWRIGPRDLALLGRRARLLVRHGHASPDDDPDRRLAEAVEGVDPAEVISLADALDTFLETPLEEDTEDDGLPFSPEARVRFARLAAELRDLRRSLADPLMDVLHRVLAVTGLEVELSASPHALAARRRETLSNFLDVAASFAANDSGASLLAFLAFLRTAAQYEKGLDNALPGGENTVKVLTAHKSKGLEWDVVAVPGLVTGTFPSTQGREKWTAQGKVVPHALRGDAATLPDIEAWDSRSMKAFHEDMKEHQRTEELRLGYVTFTRPRSLLLGSGHWWGPSQKKPRGPSDFLRALYDHCAVGHGEIEAWADEPDEGEENPALAEGAAEHAWPLPLDDMSLARRRAAARTVLTQLDRLTGEGAPDATDDARSHEEPHPSAYDDVPPAEDPDWPPPPEDEEPPDAAPGDADPEDADPEDWDSWTSARPTIPHQAAAPPSEPQARPHPATPDPQEPRLTPEEARLTPEEARTLASWDRDLDALTGELLRARETIRDIPVPASLTASEVLRLAADPEGFAQELARPMPRPPQPAARRGTRFHAWIETRFEELRLPLLGPEELPGGGPGEAEIADERDLDALKEAFERTEYAHCTPHRVEVPFQLTLAGRVVCGRIDAVYKEVDGDDVTYEIVDWKTSRTRTADPLQLAVYRLAWAELHDVPPESVKASFLYVRSGEISRPAHLPGRAELERILLAEPDGQPGDEPPDETAPGGG, encoded by the coding sequence GTGCCACCTCGTATCACCGACCCCGAGCAGCTCAAAGAGCTCCTCGGCATCCCGTTCACCCCGGAGCAGACGGCCTGCATCACCGCGCCGCCCGCCCCGCAGGTGATCGTGGCCGGAGCCGGGTCGGGCAAGACGACGGTGATGGCGGCCCGCGTGGTCTGGCTGGTCGGCACGGGGCAGGTCGCCCCCGAGCAGGTCCTCGGCCTGACGTTCACCAACAAGGCGGCGGGTGAACTCGCCGAGCGGGTGCGCCAGGCGCTCATCAAGGCCGGCGTCACCGACCCCGAAGCCCTGGACCCGGACCATCCTCCGGGCGAGCCGGTCATCTCCACGTACCACGCGTTCGCGGGCCGCCTGCTGACCGACCACGGCCTGCGCCTGGGACTCGAACCCACCGCCCGGCTGCTCGCCGACGCCACCCGCTTCCAGCTCGCCGCGCGCGTGCTGCGCGAGGCGCCGGGCCCCTATCCCGCGCTGACCCGTTCCTTCCCCGACCTCGTCAGCGACCTCCTCGCCCTCGACAGCGAGCTCGCCGAACACCTCGTACGGCCCGAGAAGCTCCGCGCTTACGACACCGAGCTGCTGAGCACCCTGGAGGGCGCCAAGCTCTCCAACGCCGACCTGCGCAAGGTGCCGGAGACAGCCGCCGCCCGGCTCGAACTGGCCGAGCTCGTCGGCCGCTACAGGGAGGCGAAGCGCTCCCGCGACCTCCTCGACTTCGGCGACCAGATCGCCCTCTCCGCGACGCTGGCCCGCACGCGCGCGGAGGTCGGCGAGATCCTGCGGGACGAGTTCCGGGTCGTCCTGCTCGACGAGTACCAGGACACGTCGGTGGCCCAGCGCATCCTCCTGGCAGGCCTCTTCGGGGGCGGAACGGGCCACCCCGTGACCGCGGTCGGCGACCCCTGCCAGGCGATCTACGGCTGGCGCGGCGCGTCCGTGGCGAACCTCGACGACTTCCCCGAGCACTTCGCGTACGCCGACGGCAGCCCCGCCGCCCGCCACGCGCTCAGCGAGAACCGCCGCAGCGGCGGCCGTCTCCTGGACCTCGCGAACGGCCTCGCGGAGCCGCTGCGGGCCATGCACGCGGGCGTGGAGGCGCTGCGGCCCGCGCCCGGGGCCGAGCGCGACGGCATGGTGCGCTGCGCCCTGCTGCGTACGCACGCCGAGGAGATCGACTGGCTCGCCGACTCGATCGCGCACCTCGTGCGCACCGGCAAGGCCCCCGGTGAGATCGCGGTCCTGTGCCGCACGGCCACCGACTTCGCGCAGATCCAGGGCGCGCTTGTGGCCCGCGATGTCCCCGTGGAGGTCGTCGGCCTCGCCGGACTTCTGCACCTCCCCGAGGTCGCCGATCTGGTCGCCGTCTGTGAGGTGCTCCAGGACCCGGGTGCGAACGCCTCCCTGGTGCGCCTGTTGACCGGCCCACGCTGGCGCATCGGCCCGCGCGACCTCGCCCTCCTCGGCCGCCGCGCGCGCCTTCTCGTACGTCACGGGCACGCCTCTCCGGACGACGACCCCGACCGGCGTCTCGCCGAAGCGGTCGAGGGGGTCGACCCCGCCGAGGTGATATCGCTCGCGGACGCGCTCGACACCTTCCTGGAGACGCCGCTGGAGGAGGACACGGAGGACGACGGGCTGCCCTTCTCGCCGGAGGCGAGGGTGCGGTTCGCGCGTCTCGCCGCCGAACTGCGCGATCTGCGCCGCTCGCTGGCCGACCCGCTGATGGACGTGCTGCACCGGGTGCTCGCCGTCACGGGCCTCGAGGTCGAACTTTCCGCGTCACCGCACGCCCTCGCGGCCCGCCGCCGCGAGACGCTCTCGAACTTCCTGGACGTCGCCGCGTCCTTCGCGGCGAACGACAGCGGGGCGAGCCTGCTGGCCTTCCTCGCCTTCCTGCGGACGGCCGCGCAGTACGAGAAGGGCCTGGACAACGCCCTGCCCGGCGGCGAGAACACGGTCAAGGTGCTCACCGCGCACAAGTCCAAGGGCCTGGAGTGGGACGTCGTGGCCGTCCCCGGCCTGGTCACCGGTACGTTCCCCAGCACCCAGGGCCGCGAGAAGTGGACGGCCCAGGGCAAGGTCGTCCCGCACGCGCTGCGCGGGGACGCGGCGACCCTGCCCGACATCGAGGCGTGGGACTCGCGGTCCATGAAGGCCTTCCACGAGGACATGAAGGAGCATCAGCGCACCGAGGAGCTCCGCCTCGGCTATGTGACGTTCACCCGCCCCCGCTCGCTGCTCCTGGGCTCCGGCCACTGGTGGGGCCCTTCGCAGAAGAAGCCGCGCGGCCCATCGGACTTCCTGAGGGCGCTGTACGACCACTGCGCGGTGGGTCACGGCGAGATCGAGGCCTGGGCGGACGAACCGGATGAGGGCGAGGAGAACCCCGCCCTGGCGGAGGGCGCCGCCGAGCACGCGTGGCCGCTCCCGCTGGACGACATGTCCCTGGCTCGCCGTAGGGCCGCCGCCCGGACGGTCCTCACGCAGTTGGACCGCCTGACGGGGGAGGGGGCCCCCGATGCGACGGACGACGCCCGCTCGCACGAGGAGCCCCACCCGTCGGCGTACGACGATGTGCCCCCGGCCGAGGACCCGGACTGGCCACCCCCTCCGGAGGACGAAGAGCCGCCGGACGCCGCCCCCGGGGACGCCGACCCCGAGGACGCCGACCCCGAGGACTGGGACTCCTGGACATCGGCCCGCCCGACAATCCCGCACCAGGCAGCCGCCCCGCCCTCCGAGCCGCAGGCCCGCCCGCACCCCGCGACCCCCGACCCGCAGGAGCCCCGCCTCACCCCGGAGGAGGCCCGCCTCACCCCGGAGGAGGCCCGCACGCTCGCCTCCTGGGACCGTGACCTGGACGCCCTCACCGGCGAACTCCTGCGTGCCCGGGAGACGATCAGGGACATCCCCGTACCGGCATCCCTCACCGCGTCTGAGGTGCTGCGTCTCGCCGCCGACCCGGAGGGCTTCGCGCAGGAGCTCGCGCGCCCCATGCCGCGTCCACCACAACCCGCGGCCCGACGAGGCACCCGTTTCCACGCCTGGATCGAGACGCGCTTCGAGGAGCTGCGCCTCCCGCTGCTCGGCCCCGAGGAACTGCCGGGCGGCGGCCCCGGAGAGGCCGAGATCGCCGACGAGCGCGACCTGGACGCGCTCAAGGAAGCCTTCGAGCGCACCGAGTACGCCCACTGCACCCCGCACCGCGTCGAGGTGCCCTTCCAGCTGACGCTCGCCGGTCGTGTGGTCTGCGGCCGGATCGACGCCGTCTACAAGGAGGTCGACGGCGACGACGTGACGTACGAGATCGTCGACTGGAAGACCAGCCGCACCCGCACCGCCGATCCCCTCCAGCTCGCCGTCTACCGCCTGGCCTGGGCCGAGCTGCACGACGTGCCCCCGGAGTCCGTGAAGGCGTCGTTCCTGTACGTGCGCAGCGGGGAGATCTCCCGCCCCGCGCACCTGCCGGGCCGGGCCGAACTGGAGCGGATCCTCCTTGCGGAACCGGACGGGCAGCCGGGTGACGAACCACCGGACGAAACGGCTCCCGGGGGCGGCTAG
- a CDS encoding dipeptidase, whose protein sequence is MSQSVDSDVSGVSAVRTYIQTHRAAFLDDLAEWLRIPSVSAEPDHAQDVRRSADWLAAQLKETGFPTAGVWQTAGAPAVFAEWPSGDPQAPTILVYGHHDVQPAAREDGWHTDPFEPVVQGNRLYARGAADDKGQVFFHTLGVRAHLAATGRTAPAVNLKLLIEGEEESGSPHFRALIEEHKERIAADAVIVSDTGMWAEDTPTVCTGMRGLADCEIQLRGPDQDIHSGSFGGAVPNPATAAARLVAALHDEHARVAVPGFYEGITELTDRERELFAELPFDEQRWLSTAKSHATYGEAGHTTLERIWARPTAEVNGIGGGYQGPGGKTIVPSSAFLKLSFRLVAGQDPDRVEEAVRTWVADQLPDGISHSITFGAATRPCLTPLDHPALQSVVRAMGQAFEQPIRFTREGGSGPAADLQDVLAAPVLFLGISVPSDGWHAPNEKVELDLLLKGVETTAYLWSDLAEHWRDAH, encoded by the coding sequence ATGAGCCAGTCCGTTGACAGTGACGTCAGTGGCGTCAGCGCCGTTCGTACGTACATCCAGACCCACCGTGCCGCCTTCCTCGACGACCTCGCCGAGTGGCTGCGCATCCCCTCTGTGTCGGCAGAGCCCGACCACGCACAGGACGTGCGGCGCAGCGCGGACTGGCTCGCCGCGCAGCTCAAGGAGACCGGCTTCCCGACCGCCGGGGTCTGGCAGACGGCCGGCGCTCCCGCTGTCTTCGCCGAGTGGCCCTCGGGCGACCCGCAGGCCCCCACGATCCTGGTCTACGGCCACCACGACGTGCAGCCCGCGGCCCGCGAGGACGGCTGGCACACGGACCCCTTCGAGCCCGTCGTCCAGGGCAACCGCCTCTACGCGCGCGGAGCCGCCGACGACAAGGGCCAGGTGTTCTTCCACACACTCGGCGTCCGCGCCCACCTCGCCGCCACCGGCCGCACCGCCCCCGCCGTGAACCTGAAGCTCCTCATCGAGGGCGAGGAGGAGTCGGGCTCCCCGCACTTCCGCGCGCTGATCGAGGAGCACAAGGAGCGCATCGCGGCCGACGCGGTGATCGTCTCGGACACCGGAATGTGGGCGGAGGACACCCCCACGGTGTGCACCGGCATGCGCGGCCTCGCCGACTGCGAGATCCAGCTGCGGGGCCCCGACCAGGACATCCACTCGGGCTCCTTCGGCGGCGCCGTCCCGAACCCGGCGACCGCCGCCGCCCGCCTCGTCGCCGCACTGCACGACGAGCACGCGCGCGTGGCCGTACCCGGCTTCTACGAAGGCATCACCGAACTCACCGACCGCGAGCGCGAACTCTTCGCCGAGCTGCCCTTCGACGAGCAGCGGTGGCTGAGCACGGCCAAGTCGCACGCGACATACGGAGAAGCGGGCCACACCACCCTGGAGCGCATCTGGGCCCGCCCCACCGCAGAGGTCAACGGCATCGGCGGCGGCTACCAAGGACCGGGCGGCAAGACGATCGTCCCGTCGTCCGCCTTCCTGAAGCTGTCCTTCCGCCTCGTCGCGGGCCAGGACCCGGACCGCGTCGAAGAGGCCGTACGCACGTGGGTCGCCGACCAGTTGCCCGACGGGATCAGCCACTCGATCACCTTCGGCGCCGCCACGCGCCCGTGCCTGACGCCGCTCGACCACCCCGCCCTGCAGTCCGTCGTACGGGCGATGGGCCAAGCCTTCGAACAGCCGATCCGCTTCACCCGGGAGGGCGGTTCGGGACCGGCGGCCGACCTCCAGGACGTACTCGCCGCCCCCGTGCTCTTCCTGGGCATCTCCGTGCCGTCCGACGGCTGGCACGCACCGAACGAGAAGGTCGAACTCGATCTGCTCCTCAAGGGAGTCGAGACGACGGCCTACCTGTGGAGCGATCTCGCCGAGCACTGGCGCGATGCACACTGA
- the nudC gene encoding NAD(+) diphosphatase, producing the protein MTTWTDRTADRPVSLTAPSGIDRAAHHRLDEAWLAAAWSHPTTRVFVVSGGQVLIDETPDGSTELVMTPSFEAPLTEAHRYFLGTDDDGVSYFALQKDSLPGRMDQQARPAGLREAGLLLSPRDAGLMVHAVALENWQRLHRFCSRCGERTVIAAAGHIRRCQACGAEHYPRTDPAVIMLVTDDQDRALLGRQVHWPEGRFSTLAGFVEPGESIETSVRREVWEEAGVTVGDVEYVASQPWPFPSSLMLGFMANATSYEINVDGEEISEARWFSREDLRAAFESGEVLPPYGISIAARLIELWYGKPLPKPGTVG; encoded by the coding sequence GTGACGACCTGGACCGACCGCACCGCTGACCGTCCCGTCTCGCTCACCGCACCGAGCGGTATCGACCGGGCGGCCCACCACCGCCTCGACGAGGCCTGGCTCGCCGCAGCCTGGAGCCACCCCACGACACGGGTCTTCGTGGTCTCCGGCGGCCAGGTGCTCATCGACGAGACACCGGACGGCAGCACCGAACTGGTGATGACGCCGTCGTTCGAGGCGCCCCTCACCGAAGCCCACCGCTACTTCCTGGGCACGGACGACGACGGCGTCAGCTACTTCGCGCTGCAGAAGGACTCCCTGCCGGGCCGCATGGACCAGCAGGCCCGCCCCGCGGGCCTGCGCGAGGCCGGGCTCCTGCTGTCGCCCCGCGACGCGGGCCTGATGGTGCACGCCGTCGCCCTGGAGAACTGGCAGCGCCTGCACCGCTTCTGCTCGCGCTGCGGCGAGCGCACGGTCATCGCTGCGGCCGGACACATCCGCCGCTGCCAGGCGTGCGGCGCCGAGCACTACCCGCGTACGGACCCGGCCGTGATCATGCTCGTGACGGACGACCAGGACCGCGCGCTCCTCGGCCGCCAGGTGCACTGGCCCGAGGGCCGCTTCTCGACGCTCGCGGGCTTCGTGGAGCCGGGCGAGTCCATCGAGACGTCGGTGCGGCGCGAGGTCTGGGAGGAGGCCGGCGTGACGGTCGGCGACGTCGAGTACGTCGCGAGCCAGCCCTGGCCGTTCCCCTCCAGCCTGATGCTGGGCTTCATGGCCAACGCCACGTCGTACGAGATCAACGTGGACGGCGAGGAGATCTCCGAGGCGCGCTGGTTCTCCCGGGAAGACCTGCGGGCCGCATTCGAGTCCGGGGAGGTCCTGCCTCCCTACGGGATCTCGATTGCGGCCCGACTGATCGAGCTCTGGTACGGAAAGCCCCTGCCGAAGCCGGGCACCGTCGGCTAG
- a CDS encoding mycoredoxin yields MPGTVTMYSTTWCGYCRRLKGQMDREGITYNEINIEHDPDSAAFVEKANGGNQTVPTVLFPDGSTLTNPSLAQVKQKLA; encoded by the coding sequence ATGCCGGGCACTGTGACGATGTACAGCACCACGTGGTGCGGCTACTGCCGCCGGCTCAAGGGCCAGATGGACCGCGAGGGCATCACGTACAACGAGATCAACATTGAGCACGACCCGGACTCCGCGGCCTTCGTCGAGAAGGCGAACGGCGGAAACCAGACGGTTCCCACCGTTCTCTTCCCGGACGGCTCGACGCTGACGAACCCGTCGCTGGCCCAGGTGAAGCAGAAGCTGGCCTAG
- a CDS encoding ATP-dependent DNA helicase UvrD2 — MTAATHSTLFPQVPDSADAVLAGLDPEQREVATALHGPVCVLAGAGTGKTRAITHRIAYGVRAGILQPASVLAVTFTNRAAGEMRGRLRQLGASGVQARTFHSAALRQLQFFWPKAVGGQLPRIVDRKIKLVADAAAASRIRLDRNELRDVTSEIEWSKVTQTVPADYAAAAAKSGRLIPRDAAEIAQIYGAYEDLKRDRSVIDFEDVLLLAVGILQDRHDIADQVRAQYQHFVVDEYQDVSPLQQRLLELWLGDRDSLCVVGDASQTIYSFTGATPDHLLNFRTRHPGATVVKLVRDYRSTPQVVHLANGLLSQARGRAADHRLELISQRDAGAEPFYTEYADEPAEAEGAARRIRALIADGVPASEIAVLFRTNSQSEIYEQALADAGVPYQLRGAERFFERTEVREAGAALRGAARFGGNDSLLDDVVDLPSQVRAVLSTKGWTTQPPAGSGAARDRWESLAALVRLAEDFARAKPDATLADLVAELDERANAQHAPTVEGVTLASLHAAKGLEWDAVFLVGLAEGMMPITYAKTDEQVEEERRLLYVGVTRARLHLSLSWALSRSPGGRAGRRPSRFLDGLRPGSGAGAGARAAAGGPGGVERGSGSGGEESGGSRSRRRTSRSPARCRVCGRTLTDAGEMKLMRCEDCPSDMDEGLYERLREWRSGQAELLGQPAYCVFTDKTLIAIAEAAPDEEGELARIPGVGVRKLNRFGSDVLAICAGDDRVRGADGN; from the coding sequence GTGACAGCAGCAACGCACTCCACACTCTTCCCGCAGGTCCCGGACTCTGCCGACGCGGTGCTCGCCGGGCTCGACCCCGAGCAGCGCGAGGTGGCCACCGCCCTGCACGGGCCGGTGTGTGTCCTGGCGGGTGCCGGCACGGGCAAGACCCGGGCGATCACGCACCGGATCGCCTACGGCGTGCGTGCCGGAATCCTCCAGCCGGCCAGCGTGCTCGCCGTCACGTTCACCAACCGCGCGGCGGGCGAGATGCGCGGGCGCCTGCGCCAGCTCGGCGCCTCCGGGGTCCAGGCCCGCACGTTCCACTCCGCCGCCCTGCGCCAGCTCCAATTCTTCTGGCCGAAAGCAGTCGGTGGCCAGCTGCCGCGGATCGTCGACCGCAAGATCAAGCTCGTCGCGGACGCTGCGGCCGCGTCCCGCATCCGCCTCGACCGCAATGAACTGCGCGACGTGACGAGCGAGATCGAGTGGTCCAAGGTCACCCAGACCGTCCCCGCGGACTACGCTGCCGCCGCCGCCAAGTCCGGCCGCCTCATCCCCCGGGACGCGGCGGAGATCGCCCAGATCTACGGCGCGTACGAGGACCTCAAGCGCGACCGCTCCGTCATCGACTTCGAGGACGTCCTGCTCCTGGCCGTCGGCATCCTCCAGGACCGCCACGACATCGCCGACCAGGTCCGCGCCCAGTACCAGCACTTCGTGGTCGACGAGTACCAGGACGTCAGCCCGCTCCAGCAGCGCCTCCTGGAGCTGTGGCTCGGCGACCGCGACAGCCTCTGCGTCGTCGGCGACGCCAGCCAGACGATCTACTCCTTCACCGGCGCGACCCCCGACCACCTGCTGAACTTCCGCACCCGCCACCCCGGGGCGACGGTCGTCAAGCTCGTCAGGGACTACCGCTCCACGCCCCAGGTCGTCCACCTCGCCAACGGCCTGCTCTCCCAGGCCCGTGGCCGCGCGGCGGACCACCGCCTCGAACTGATCTCCCAGCGCGACGCCGGGGCCGAGCCCTTCTACACGGAGTACGCGGACGAGCCCGCCGAGGCCGAGGGCGCCGCCCGCCGCATCCGTGCCCTCATCGCCGACGGCGTCCCGGCGAGCGAGATCGCCGTCCTGTTCCGCACGAACTCCCAGTCCGAGATCTACGAACAGGCGCTCGCCGACGCCGGTGTGCCCTACCAGCTGCGGGGCGCCGAGCGGTTCTTCGAGCGCACCGAAGTCAGGGAGGCTGGCGCCGCGCTGCGCGGCGCGGCTCGCTTCGGGGGCAACGACTCCCTGCTCGACGACGTCGTCGACCTGCCCTCGCAGGTCCGGGCCGTGCTTTCCACGAAGGGCTGGACGACACAGCCGCCTGCGGGTTCCGGCGCGGCCCGTGACCGCTGGGAGTCCCTGGCGGCCCTGGTGCGCCTCGCCGAGGACTTCGCGCGGGCCAAGCCGGACGCGACGCTCGCCGACCTCGTGGCGGAGCTCGACGAGCGCGCGAACGCCCAGCACGCGCCGACCGTGGAGGGCGTCACCCTCGCCTCGCTGCACGCCGCCAAGGGCCTGGAGTGGGACGCCGTCTTCCTGGTCGGTCTCGCCGAGGGCATGATGCCGATCACGTACGCCAAGACCGACGAGCAGGTGGAGGAGGAGCGTCGCCTCCTATACGTGGGCGTCACCCGGGCCCGTCTCCATCTCTCCCTCTCCTGGGCGCTGTCGCGTTCACCGGGAGGCCGCGCGGGCCGTCGCCCCAGCCGCTTCCTGGACGGGCTGCGACCGGGCTCGGGTGCCGGCGCCGGTGCACGCGCGGCGGCCGGCGGGCCCGGTGGCGTCGAGCGCGGCAGCGGCAGCGGCGGCGAGGAGAGCGGCGGCTCCAGGAGCCGCCGGAGGACGAGCAGGTCCCCGGCCCGGTGCCGGGTCTGCGGGCGGACCCTGACCGACGCGGGCGAGATGAAACTGATGCGGTGTGAGGACTGCCCGTCCGACATGGACGAAGGGCTCTACGAACGCCTGCGGGAGTGGCGCTCGGGCCAAGCGGAGCTCCTTGGCCAGCCCGCGTACTGCGTGTTCACGGACAAGACCTTGATCGCGATCGCGGAGGCCGCACCCGACGAAGAGGGAGAGCTGGCCCGGATCCCTGGCGTCGGCGTGCGCAAGCTCAACCGCTTCGGATCTGATGTCCTCGCCATTTGTGCAGGTGACGACCGTGTAAGGGGCGCCGATGGCAACTGA
- a CDS encoding WhiB family transcriptional regulator, whose translation MQLEAHAPSVPPSETLPPPAPTEDPTLTPLTALTALDDAIENLGVPVPCRAYDPEVFFAESPADVEYAKSLCRTCPLMEACLAGAKERREPWGVWGGELFVQGVVVARKRPRGRPRKNPVAA comes from the coding sequence GTGCAACTCGAAGCGCACGCCCCGTCCGTACCGCCTTCAGAGACTCTCCCCCCGCCCGCTCCCACGGAGGACCCGACCTTGACTCCCCTGACCGCGCTCACCGCGCTCGACGACGCCATCGAGAACCTCGGCGTACCCGTCCCCTGCCGTGCCTACGACCCGGAGGTCTTCTTCGCCGAGTCGCCCGCCGACGTCGAGTACGCCAAGTCCCTCTGCCGTACCTGCCCGCTGATGGAGGCCTGCCTGGCCGGCGCCAAGGAGCGGCGCGAGCCGTGGGGCGTCTGGGGCGGCGAGCTCTTCGTCCAGGGTGTCGTCGTTGCCCGCAAGCGGCCGCGTGGCCGTCCGCGCAAGAACCCGGTTGCGGCATGA